One window from the genome of Methanococcoides sp. AM1 encodes:
- a CDS encoding VIT1/CCC1 transporter family protein encodes MKLNKEQGRYIILGSIDGLLAVLGVVIGTSHVVDDPSIIINAALGGAVALAMTNGIGSYLAESAVEYGNLAELEKPLLRSLESTDLEARTKKKIWNDSIAHGGSSFLGSLVPISPFYFFDEMALEIAVVLSISVLAILGIYSGKIAKQSIIKHSVRMVGLGILIVAAVTLLGLE; translated from the coding sequence ATGAAGCTTAATAAGGAACAGGGTCGATATATTATTCTGGGTAGTATCGATGGTCTTCTGGCTGTGCTTGGTGTGGTAATTGGAACCTCGCATGTTGTTGATGATCCTTCAATTATCATAAATGCAGCACTTGGTGGTGCGGTCGCACTGGCCATGACCAATGGTATTGGATCATATCTTGCAGAGAGTGCCGTCGAATACGGGAATCTGGCCGAACTCGAAAAACCATTACTAAGGAGTCTGGAATCAACTGATCTCGAAGCCAGGACAAAAAAGAAGATATGGAACGATTCAATAGCTCATGGCGGGTCAAGCTTTCTAGGATCCCTTGTCCCGATCTCGCCATTCTATTTCTTTGACGAGATGGCTCTTGAGATAGCTGTCGTATTAAGCATCTCTGTTCTTGCCATACTGGGGATCTATTCCGGGAAGATAGCAAAGCAAAGTATCATAAAACATTCTGTGAGAATGGTCGGGCTTGGTATTCTGATCGTTGCTGCTGTTACATTACTCGGACTTGAATAA
- a CDS encoding phosphoribosyltransferase → MAAANKYPPANRNAFKCDLIGFREVHSLAKTLANKIKGSGYFPDIIIAIGRGGYVPARLVCDFLLFDDLTSIKIEHYKRAADIQETVKLKFPLSIDIHGKKILVVDDVTDTGKTLSLAVEYLKPLKPAEIKTGVLQHKICSDFVPDYYAKKIVKWRWIVYPWAAYEVLTGFTENIIADRTLTPKQICNEFDACYSITIKRSDLTEILEDLKERGRIEWIDDKGNILWRKANVSK, encoded by the coding sequence ATGGCAGCTGCGAATAAATATCCACCTGCTAATCGTAACGCATTTAAATGTGATTTGATAGGTTTTAGAGAAGTACACAGCCTTGCTAAGACACTTGCTAACAAAATAAAAGGTTCTGGATATTTTCCTGACATCATAATTGCGATAGGCAGAGGTGGCTATGTGCCTGCCAGGTTAGTGTGCGATTTTCTACTTTTTGATGACTTAACGTCAATAAAGATCGAGCACTACAAAAGAGCTGCAGATATTCAAGAGACTGTAAAGCTCAAGTTCCCACTGTCTATCGATATTCATGGTAAAAAGATCCTTGTTGTGGATGATGTTACCGATACGGGTAAAACACTAAGTCTTGCCGTAGAATACCTGAAACCCCTTAAACCGGCAGAGATCAAAACGGGGGTTCTCCAGCACAAAATATGTTCGGATTTCGTTCCGGATTATTATGCCAAAAAAATAGTTAAATGGCGCTGGATCGTTTACCCATGGGCTGCTTATGAAGTTCTCACAGGATTTACCGAAAATATAATTGCTGACAGGACTTTAACCCCCAAGCAAATTTGTAATGAATTTGATGCCTGCTACAGTATAACTATAAAACGATCGGATCTGACAGAAATACTTGAAGACTTGAAGGAAAGGGGACGTATAGAGTGGATTGATGATAAAGGGAATATACTATGGAGAAAAGCAAACGTTTCGAAGTAA
- a CDS encoding metal-sulfur cluster assembly factor, giving the protein MITKEDVMKVLKKCYDPEIPINIVDLGLVYNVDVEGDQANIKMTLTTPSCPMYAVILDNVKQKVESIDGIKKAEIELVWDPPWTPDRISKEVKND; this is encoded by the coding sequence ATGATCACTAAAGAAGACGTGATGAAAGTTCTTAAGAAATGCTACGATCCCGAGATTCCGATCAATATCGTGGACCTTGGGTTAGTGTACAATGTAGATGTTGAAGGCGACCAAGCCAATATAAAAATGACCCTGACAACGCCAAGCTGCCCGATGTATGCAGTGATTCTGGATAATGTCAAGCAGAAGGTTGAATCGATTGACGGGATAAAGAAGGCTGAAATCGAGTTGGTATGGGATCCCCCATGGACACCTGATCGCATATCAAAAGAAGTAAAAAACGACTGA
- a CDS encoding PRC-barrel domain-containing protein, producing MTKPKMLSVETIERDPIKDAEGKEIGNFVDFMIDLEQNCIPYVIVSLKSRDGYVGIPWGVFKLGEKHSFILDVASSTLDSAPGFSEEKWPDISTREYEEKIYKHFGCPLCVSC from the coding sequence ATGACAAAACCGAAAATGCTATCAGTAGAAACTATAGAAAGGGATCCTATAAAGGATGCAGAAGGAAAAGAAATTGGGAATTTCGTAGACTTTATGATAGACTTGGAGCAAAATTGTATTCCATACGTCATTGTGTCGCTTAAAAGTAGAGATGGATATGTTGGCATTCCGTGGGGAGTTTTCAAATTGGGGGAAAAACACAGTTTTATTCTGGATGTTGCTAGCTCCACGCTGGATAGTGCACCGGGTTTTTCAGAAGAGAAATGGCCTGATATATCTACTCGCGAATACGAAGAAAAGATTTACAAGCACTTTGGCTGTCCGTTGTGTGTGAGTTGCTAA
- a CDS encoding universal stress protein, with protein sequence MKGNVCKKIMIATDGSDNAKNAVSYGIEIAKGTGAEVYAVYVVSDEYGLVARRGISWAKEIEEKLVDRGERATAYVEEAGKKVEVQVGSVLLKGRPAEEIIDYAEKNDIDLIVMGTLGLTGIKRFLIGSVAENVVRHSKVSVLVVR encoded by the coding sequence ATGAAAGGGAATGTCTGTAAGAAAATTATGATTGCAACCGACGGTTCAGATAATGCAAAAAACGCAGTTTCTTATGGTATTGAAATTGCAAAAGGGACTGGGGCTGAAGTTTATGCAGTATATGTTGTTTCTGACGAGTATGGCCTAGTTGCACGAAGGGGCATAAGTTGGGCGAAGGAAATTGAAGAAAAATTAGTTGATAGGGGAGAACGTGCAACTGCATATGTAGAAGAAGCTGGAAAGAAAGTTGAAGTTCAGGTGGGATCTGTATTGCTCAAAGGCAGACCAGCTGAAGAGATCATCGATTATGCAGAGAAAAATGATATTGACCTGATAGTGATGGGCACACTTGGTTTGACGGGAATTAAGAGGTTCTTAATCGGTAGTGTAGCAGAAAATGTTGTTAGACATTCCAAGGTATCGGTGCTGGTTGTGCGATGA